One segment of Alistipes finegoldii DSM 17242 DNA contains the following:
- a CDS encoding DUF4377 domain-containing protein, whose product MKTKKSGILILFLCIFCVVGCDNDEKKGREVTDYKEYILTVASRKVPGVLTSDGHNYLTDVYAVKKELSDEWIPFGNIEGFDFEEKYECKIKISETSYLDYGMGEPAWTEYERLEVISKEKKDSEEMPLHFIPKWYYENRPLPQYRYAIESENKELIEEVLKANPILPLDYHYLLYRDEDNHPKGIAIKDDDDLFGPSIIKSTNRNPEEMPESYKLLPPEEQVQGFMEWTFSDESGNATDYPSFDVFVAHSSRSRSVGPAPDLVCLYKDLTEHYKNQYPDAGVKTVVVSFTIDI is encoded by the coding sequence ATGAAGACTAAAAAATCAGGAATACTAATTTTATTCCTTTGCATATTCTGCGTCGTCGGCTGCGACAATGACGAAAAAAAAGGACGAGAAGTAACCGATTACAAAGAATATATTCTTACCGTTGCATCCAGAAAAGTTCCGGGAGTATTGACTTCCGACGGACACAATTATCTGACAGACGTATATGCCGTAAAAAAAGAGCTGTCCGATGAATGGATTCCCTTCGGCAATATCGAAGGATTTGACTTTGAAGAAAAATACGAGTGCAAAATAAAAATCAGCGAAACGAGCTACTTGGATTACGGCATGGGAGAACCCGCATGGACGGAATATGAACGGCTTGAAGTAATATCCAAAGAGAAAAAGGATTCGGAGGAGATGCCGTTGCACTTTATTCCCAAATGGTATTATGAAAACCGTCCCCTTCCTCAATACAGATATGCAATAGAATCTGAAAACAAAGAGCTTATCGAAGAAGTTTTGAAAGCCAATCCCATCCTTCCCTTGGATTATCATTATTTGCTTTATCGGGATGAGGATAATCACCCGAAAGGGATTGCGATAAAAGACGACGACGATTTATTCGGTCCCAGCATTATAAAAAGCACAAATAGAAATCCGGAAGAAATGCCGGAGTCCTACAAGCTGCTTCCTCCCGAAGAACAGGTGCAAGGTTTCATGGAATGGACATTTTCAGATGAATCGGGAAATGCAACCGATTACCCGTCATTCGATGTGTTTGTCGCCCATTCTTCTCGATCGAGGAGCGTTGGTCCCGCACCCGACCTTGTCTGTCTCTATAAAGACCTTACAGAACATTACAAAAACCAATACCCCGATGCCGGAGTAAAAACGGTTGTCGTTTCTTTCACAATAGACATATAA
- a CDS encoding DUF3408 domain-containing protein: MDSLKEKDNPAPNPAKRPRIEVDEELMRQMIAGQAPLDSEVVRRIPEPEEEDTNALEENTSETVSGASAPTAEKTGIDSTASTVKEHSGFRRKKLTLPDFERTFFAPVDCRNRSAIYVSTRTKHKVSEILHLLGNESTRLTALVDNMLRFVMDIYSGELNYLHEKKNNRRPF; the protein is encoded by the coding sequence ATGGATTCATTAAAGGAAAAAGACAACCCCGCACCCAATCCTGCTAAGCGTCCCCGTATCGAAGTCGACGAGGAACTGATGCGTCAGATGATCGCCGGACAAGCCCCTTTGGACTCGGAAGTCGTCCGCAGGATTCCCGAGCCGGAAGAGGAAGATACGAACGCTCTTGAGGAAAACACATCGGAAACGGTATCCGGAGCATCGGCACCGACTGCTGAGAAAACAGGCATAGACTCCACTGCGAGTACCGTAAAAGAACATTCCGGTTTCCGTCGGAAAAAGCTCACGCTACCGGATTTTGAACGCACGTTCTTCGCTCCGGTGGATTGCCGCAACCGCTCTGCGATCTATGTCAGTACCCGAACCAAGCACAAAGTATCGGAAATACTCCACCTGTTAGGGAATGAGAGTACAAGGCTTACGGCCTTGGTCGACAATATGCTGCGATTTGTCATGGACATTTACAGCGGTGAGCTGAATTATCTCCACGAGAAGAAGAACAACAGACGACCGTTTTGA
- a CDS encoding LysM peptidoglycan-binding domain-containing protein: MTMKRLCATVLLLLLSVCAFAVQKSGTIVYINGSKFYIHTVQPGETLYGLSKAYEVGEKVILQYNPSAGGGLKAGENVKIPFVTAVPEPKSERKLRRTFDSHTVAQGETLYAISRKYEIPIQTVIEDNPSLDPTNLRLGERILIRKKEIGSEDEAGAKEQWEAYRNTLNSVAEEGYAYHMVKPGETFYSLSRRFSITEEQLGSLNGGLKPADLKAGAIIKVPGSPEELAAGERQPADTVRADSVPDLSADNRVKEIEFRALRRSATLNVALLLPMDAGTPNPSYLEFYQGFLLGLDSVKTKYGYSVNVCLYNTARDAEKIREITESDAFRNTDLIIGPVYEEGLYPVIRFAEEHNVPVVSPLANITGMNSDVLFQMAPDPAHKWEKAAELVNGDRQVTLIYTESTDKEFEQEMLTLLGDSDYKKHTYKYVHPSARTNSNSGDLTPLLDNGADNVFIVMSDNEVDVDRILAAIASADTNISSRGRTAPRFVVLGNTRWNRMNNIDRTMFFKDRVIFISTYHAKRDSQTILDFDSAYIRSFGSLPTLFSYRGYDAAAVFCPAMYNDIEYDMEGRSYTPLQTSYLFGQSEERHNHVNRSWMRVNYNSDFTITVE; this comes from the coding sequence ATGACGATGAAGCGACTTTGTGCGACAGTCTTGCTGCTCCTGTTGAGCGTGTGCGCCTTCGCGGTGCAGAAGTCGGGAACGATCGTTTACATCAACGGCTCGAAATTCTACATCCATACGGTGCAGCCCGGCGAAACGCTTTACGGGCTGTCTAAGGCGTACGAGGTGGGCGAGAAGGTGATTCTTCAGTACAATCCGTCGGCAGGCGGCGGGCTGAAGGCGGGGGAGAACGTCAAGATACCTTTCGTGACGGCCGTGCCCGAACCCAAGTCGGAGCGGAAGCTGCGCAGGACCTTCGACTCCCACACCGTCGCGCAGGGCGAAACCCTGTACGCCATTTCGCGCAAGTACGAAATCCCGATCCAGACCGTCATCGAGGACAATCCGAGTCTCGATCCGACCAACCTGCGGCTCGGAGAGCGCATCCTGATCCGCAAGAAGGAGATCGGCTCCGAAGACGAGGCCGGCGCCAAGGAGCAGTGGGAAGCCTACCGCAATACGCTCAACAGCGTCGCCGAGGAGGGCTATGCCTATCATATGGTCAAGCCGGGCGAAACCTTCTATTCGCTGTCACGCCGCTTCAGCATCACCGAAGAGCAGCTCGGCTCGCTCAACGGAGGGCTGAAACCCGCCGACCTGAAAGCCGGAGCGATCATCAAGGTTCCGGGTTCCCCCGAAGAGCTGGCCGCCGGGGAGCGGCAGCCTGCCGACACCGTGCGCGCGGACTCCGTCCCCGACCTCTCCGCCGACAACAGGGTGAAGGAGATCGAATTCCGCGCACTGCGCCGTAGTGCGACGCTCAATGTCGCCCTGCTGCTGCCGATGGACGCCGGCACCCCCAATCCCAGCTATCTGGAGTTTTATCAGGGATTCCTGCTCGGACTGGACAGCGTGAAGACCAAATACGGCTATTCGGTGAACGTCTGTCTGTATAACACGGCCCGCGATGCGGAGAAAATCCGCGAAATCACCGAGAGCGACGCCTTCCGCAATACCGACCTGATCATCGGTCCGGTCTACGAGGAGGGGCTGTATCCGGTCATCCGGTTCGCCGAGGAGCACAACGTGCCCGTCGTTTCGCCGCTGGCCAACATCACGGGCATGAACAGCGACGTGCTGTTCCAGATGGCGCCCGACCCGGCGCACAAATGGGAGAAGGCCGCCGAACTGGTGAACGGGGACCGGCAGGTAACGCTGATCTACACCGAAAGTACGGACAAGGAGTTCGAGCAGGAGATGCTGACGCTGCTCGGCGATTCGGACTATAAGAAGCACACCTATAAATATGTCCATCCGTCGGCCCGCACGAACAGCAATTCAGGCGATCTGACGCCGCTGCTGGACAACGGCGCCGACAACGTATTCATCGTCATGTCCGACAACGAGGTGGACGTGGACCGCATTCTGGCGGCCATCGCTTCGGCCGACACCAACATATCGAGCCGCGGCCGCACGGCCCCCCGGTTCGTCGTGCTGGGCAATACGCGCTGGAACCGCATGAACAACATCGACCGCACGATGTTCTTCAAGGACCGCGTGATCTTCATCTCGACCTACCACGCCAAGCGCGACTCGCAGACGATTCTCGACTTCGACAGCGCCTATATCCGCTCCTTCGGGTCGCTGCCCACGCTCTTCTCGTACCGCGGCTACGATGCGGCGGCGGTCTTCTGCCCCGCGATGTACAACGACATCGAATACGACATGGAAGGCCGGAGCTACACGCCCCTTCAGACCTCCTACCTATTCGGGCAGAGCGAGGAGCGCCACAACCACGTCAACCGCAGCTGGATGAGAGTCAACTACAACAGCGATTTCACGATAACCGTCGAATAG
- a CDS encoding IS110 family transposase: MHYLYYVGLDVSKETFDASLVAFEDANEMAHRKFANSRKGICSCLHWVEKRHGIRLDDVIFCAEDMGSYISEMAVCASDRTLNFNFSLISPLVIKYSMGIARGKTDRVDARRIAEYAITHYRKIALYLPAEKELCQLRTWLILRAHLAKQRVAKLVLLEKLDYKEKFADVSIQRSMLQEEIAYAETHMKTIEREMKELIAADSNICRNYKLLTSIKGVGPITAIVMLCSTLNFTKITDHRKFACYCGLAPFEHSSGTSVRGGCHTSSMANRDIKVQLNRSALIAIRCDPQLKAYYERKVAEGKHKFSVLNAVRAKIAARCFAVVRRGTPYVALQI, from the coding sequence ATGCACTATTTGTATTATGTGGGTCTGGATGTGTCGAAAGAGACTTTCGATGCGTCTTTGGTCGCCTTCGAGGATGCAAACGAGATGGCTCACCGCAAATTCGCCAACTCCCGAAAAGGGATCTGCTCGTGTCTGCACTGGGTTGAGAAGCGGCATGGTATTCGGCTCGACGATGTGATTTTCTGCGCCGAGGATATGGGGAGCTACATATCCGAGATGGCGGTTTGTGCTTCCGACAGGACGCTGAATTTCAATTTTTCACTGATCTCGCCGTTGGTAATCAAGTATTCGATGGGTATTGCCCGTGGCAAAACAGACAGAGTGGATGCCCGGCGTATCGCCGAGTATGCGATCACTCACTATCGGAAGATAGCCCTTTATCTGCCGGCAGAGAAGGAACTGTGTCAGTTGCGCACATGGCTGATCTTAAGGGCTCATCTGGCAAAACAACGTGTAGCGAAACTGGTGTTGCTCGAAAAATTAGACTACAAAGAGAAATTCGCGGATGTATCTATTCAACGTTCCATGCTCCAGGAGGAGATCGCGTATGCAGAAACTCATATGAAAACCATCGAACGGGAAATGAAGGAACTGATAGCCGCCGACAGCAACATTTGCCGGAACTACAAGCTGCTGACCAGCATCAAAGGTGTAGGGCCGATCACGGCCATTGTGATGCTCTGTTCGACGCTTAATTTCACCAAAATCACAGACCACCGCAAGTTTGCCTGCTATTGCGGGCTGGCTCCGTTCGAACATAGCTCCGGCACAAGCGTTCGCGGGGGATGCCACACATCGAGCATGGCGAATCGAGACATTAAAGTACAACTGAACCGCAGTGCACTGATTGCCATCAGGTGTGATCCGCAACTAAAGGCATATTACGAACGCAAAGTGGCTGAAGGTAAACATAAATTCAGCGTCCTGAATGCTGTGAGGGCCAAAATCGCCGCCAGATGCTTTGCCGTCGTAAGGCGTGGAACACCATATGTAGCGTTGCAGATATAA
- a CDS encoding nitroreductase family protein — translation MDFLSLAKKRYACRKYAPAKVEQEKLDIILEAGRVAPTGANRQPQRLIVVRSQEGMERLARCTRDFGAPCADTGEAWTRKYDGKTISDIDASIVTDHMMLAAASLGLDTLWICMFKPEAVREEFRLPEHVEPVNILLIGYGIGTPADPDRHDLLRKPLAETVVYETF, via the coding sequence ATGGATTTTCTCTCTCTGGCAAAAAAGCGGTACGCATGCCGCAAATATGCCCCGGCAAAAGTCGAGCAGGAAAAGCTCGACATCATTCTGGAGGCGGGCCGCGTGGCTCCTACGGGCGCCAACCGCCAGCCCCAGCGGCTCATCGTCGTACGCTCGCAGGAGGGGATGGAGCGTCTGGCACGCTGCACCCGCGACTTCGGCGCTCCCTGCGCCGACACCGGCGAAGCATGGACCCGCAAATACGACGGTAAAACGATCAGCGACATCGACGCTTCGATCGTCACCGACCACATGATGCTGGCCGCAGCGTCGCTGGGGCTCGACACGCTCTGGATCTGCATGTTCAAACCCGAAGCCGTCCGCGAAGAGTTCCGGCTCCCGGAACATGTGGAACCCGTCAATATCCTGCTCATCGGCTACGGCATCGGCACTCCCGCCGATCCCGACCGTCACGACCTGCTGCGCAAACCGCTCGCGGAAACAGTCGTATACGAAACCTTCTGA
- a CDS encoding redox-sensing transcriptional repressor Rex, producing MASLTNAIPEKTIERLSEYRRTLLASHKQGITHIFSHVLAGIHGITAVQVRRDLMLIGFSSDTKKGYDVQVLIEYISRILDSPSQMNIAVLGMGHLGQAITKYFNGKGLKLKITAAFDVDPGKVGKTIDGIPCYHMDTFEEVVEDKDISIVIVSSPTQVAPSLVVPIINAGIRGVLNFTSTPLNFPQGIVVENYDITTLLEKVAYFVKENEEKNSSNT from the coding sequence ATGGCATCTTTGACAAACGCAATACCCGAAAAAACCATCGAGCGCCTGAGCGAATACCGCCGCACGCTGCTGGCCAGCCACAAGCAGGGGATCACGCATATCTTCTCGCACGTGCTGGCGGGCATCCACGGCATCACGGCCGTGCAGGTCCGGCGCGACCTGATGCTGATCGGCTTTTCGAGCGACACGAAGAAAGGGTACGACGTGCAGGTGCTCATCGAATACATCAGCCGAATCCTCGACAGCCCCTCGCAGATGAATATCGCCGTGCTGGGCATGGGACACCTCGGACAGGCCATCACCAAATATTTCAACGGCAAGGGACTCAAGCTGAAAATCACCGCCGCGTTCGACGTCGATCCCGGCAAGGTCGGCAAGACCATCGACGGCATTCCGTGCTACCACATGGATACGTTCGAAGAGGTCGTCGAGGACAAGGACATCAGCATCGTGATCGTCTCCTCGCCGACGCAGGTGGCGCCGAGTCTGGTCGTTCCGATCATCAACGCCGGAATCCGTGGCGTGCTGAACTTCACCTCCACGCCGCTGAACTTTCCGCAGGGCATCGTGGTCGAGAATTACGACATCACCACGCTGCTCGAAAAGGTAGCCTATTTCGTTAAGGAGAACGAAGAGAAAAACAGCAGCAACACCTAA
- a CDS encoding 3'-5' exonuclease: MKLNLKRPIIFFDLETTGVDTAKDRIVEISMAKIMPDGEEIVKTRKLNPEMHIPEEATAIHGITDEDVKDCPTFAQVAKSLEQFIRGCDFGGFNSNRFDLPVLVEEFLRAGVDVDFKRRKFIDVQNIFHKKEQRTLVAAYKFYCDKDLDDAHSAEADTLATYEVLKAQLDRYPDLENDIDKLAEFSTRAETADYAGRILFNEKGEEVFGFGKYKGRSVEEVFRMEPSYYAWMMNGDFPLYTKKVITEIRMREKLK, translated from the coding sequence ATGAAGTTAAACCTCAAGCGCCCGATCATCTTCTTCGACCTCGAAACGACCGGCGTGGACACCGCCAAAGACCGCATCGTCGAGATTTCGATGGCCAAGATCATGCCCGACGGCGAAGAGATCGTCAAAACCCGCAAGCTCAATCCGGAAATGCACATTCCGGAGGAGGCTACCGCCATCCACGGCATTACGGACGAGGACGTCAAGGATTGCCCGACCTTCGCGCAGGTCGCCAAATCGCTCGAACAGTTTATCCGCGGCTGCGACTTCGGAGGGTTCAATTCGAACCGCTTCGACCTGCCGGTGCTGGTCGAGGAGTTCCTGCGCGCGGGAGTGGACGTGGACTTCAAGCGCCGCAAATTCATCGACGTGCAGAACATCTTCCACAAGAAGGAGCAGCGCACGCTGGTGGCGGCCTACAAGTTCTACTGCGACAAGGATCTGGACGACGCACACTCGGCCGAGGCCGACACGCTGGCGACCTACGAGGTGCTCAAGGCCCAGCTGGATCGTTATCCCGATCTGGAGAACGACATCGACAAGCTGGCCGAATTCTCGACCCGCGCCGAAACGGCCGACTACGCCGGACGCATCCTCTTCAACGAAAAAGGCGAGGAGGTCTTCGGATTCGGCAAATACAAGGGCCGCAGCGTGGAGGAGGTCTTCCGCATGGAACCGAGTTATTACGCATGGATGATGAACGGCGATTTCCCGCTCTACACCAAGAAGGTCATCACCGAAATCCGCATGCGCGAAAAACTGAAATGA
- the htpG gene encoding molecular chaperone HtpG, translating into MKNGKIGVTTENIFPVIKKFLYSDHEIFLRELISNAVDATQKLKTLSSIGEMKGELGDLTIHVAVDKEAKTLTVTDRGVGMTAEEVDKYINQIAFSGAEEFMEKYKNQSIIGHFGLGFYSSFMVADKVEIFTKSYKKEAKTVHWSCTGTPEFEMEETDAEHDRGTTIVLHLSEDSLEYAESSKVEELLRKYCRFLPVPIAFGKVKEWKDGKYVDTDKDNIINNVDPLWTRKPADITEEQYKEFYHELYPLSDEPLFSIHLNIDYPFHLTGILYFPKIHNNFEIQKNKIQLYSNQVYVTDQVEGIVPEYLTLLHGVIDSPDIPLNVSRSYLQSDSNVKKISSYITRKVADRLQELFNTMRADYEAKWDDLKIFIEYGILTDEKFSEKAQEFMLWKNIEGKYFTPAEYLEKVKENQTDKNKTVVFLYVDDPVEKHTFLEAAKAKGYDVLLMDGQLDNHYINWYESKNKETRFVRVDSDVIDKLIQKEENIKMSLTEAQQELLRPVFESQMPKDDKIHYNISFEAMSPDEAPVVITQNEFMRRMKEMAAMGGGGGMSQFYGQMPDNFTIAVNGNHPIVADILSDAEKAYGDKLKSITKKIDAAVAEENRFDEVVKGKKEDELTPEEKSTREELSKKIVTLRDERDQRLREIGGENRLVKQIIDLALLTNGMLKGKNLTDFIQRSISLIEK; encoded by the coding sequence ATGAAAAACGGCAAAATCGGGGTTACGACGGAGAATATCTTCCCCGTGATTAAAAAGTTCCTCTATTCGGACCATGAAATTTTCCTGCGCGAGCTGATTTCCAATGCGGTCGATGCTACCCAGAAACTGAAGACGCTTTCGTCGATCGGCGAAATGAAGGGCGAGCTGGGCGACCTGACGATTCACGTCGCCGTGGACAAGGAGGCCAAAACGCTGACCGTGACCGACCGCGGTGTGGGCATGACCGCCGAAGAGGTGGACAAGTATATCAACCAGATCGCCTTCTCAGGCGCCGAGGAGTTTATGGAGAAGTACAAGAACCAGTCGATCATCGGTCATTTCGGACTGGGCTTCTACTCGTCGTTCATGGTGGCCGACAAGGTCGAGATCTTCACCAAATCCTATAAGAAAGAGGCCAAGACCGTGCATTGGAGCTGCACCGGCACGCCCGAATTCGAAATGGAGGAGACCGATGCGGAGCATGACCGCGGCACGACGATCGTCCTGCATCTTTCGGAGGATTCGCTGGAGTACGCCGAAAGTTCGAAGGTCGAGGAGCTGCTGCGCAAATACTGCCGGTTCCTGCCCGTGCCCATCGCCTTCGGCAAGGTCAAGGAGTGGAAGGACGGCAAGTACGTCGATACCGACAAGGACAACATCATCAACAACGTCGATCCGCTTTGGACGCGCAAACCCGCCGACATTACCGAGGAGCAGTACAAGGAGTTCTATCATGAGCTATACCCGCTGAGCGACGAGCCGCTGTTCTCGATCCACCTGAATATCGACTATCCGTTCCACCTGACGGGCATCCTCTATTTCCCGAAGATCCACAACAACTTCGAGATACAGAAGAACAAGATTCAGCTCTATTCGAATCAGGTGTATGTGACGGATCAGGTCGAGGGCATCGTGCCGGAATACCTGACGCTGCTGCACGGCGTGATCGACTCGCCCGACATTCCGCTCAACGTGTCGCGGAGCTACCTGCAGAGCGACTCCAACGTGAAGAAGATTTCGAGCTACATCACCCGCAAGGTCGCCGACCGTCTGCAGGAGCTGTTCAACACCATGCGCGCGGACTACGAGGCGAAGTGGGACGATCTGAAAATATTCATCGAATACGGCATCCTCACCGACGAGAAGTTCTCCGAGAAGGCGCAGGAGTTCATGCTCTGGAAGAACATCGAGGGCAAGTATTTCACGCCTGCGGAGTATCTGGAGAAGGTGAAGGAGAACCAGACCGACAAGAACAAGACGGTCGTCTTCCTCTATGTGGACGATCCCGTGGAGAAGCACACGTTCCTCGAAGCGGCCAAGGCCAAGGGGTACGACGTGCTGCTGATGGACGGTCAGCTGGACAACCACTATATCAACTGGTACGAGTCGAAGAACAAGGAGACGCGTTTCGTGCGTGTGGACAGCGACGTGATCGACAAGCTGATCCAGAAGGAGGAGAATATCAAGATGTCGCTCACCGAAGCCCAGCAGGAGCTGCTGCGCCCGGTATTCGAGAGCCAGATGCCCAAGGACGACAAGATCCATTACAACATTTCGTTCGAGGCCATGTCGCCCGACGAAGCGCCCGTGGTCATCACGCAGAACGAATTCATGCGCCGTATGAAAGAGATGGCCGCGATGGGCGGCGGAGGCGGCATGAGCCAGTTCTACGGACAGATGCCCGACAACTTCACCATTGCGGTAAACGGCAACCACCCCATCGTCGCCGACATTCTCTCCGACGCGGAGAAGGCCTATGGCGACAAGCTGAAGTCGATCACCAAGAAGATCGACGCGGCGGTCGCCGAGGAGAACCGCTTCGACGAGGTGGTGAAGGGCAAGAAGGAAGATGAGCTGACTCCCGAAGAGAAATCGACGCGCGAGGAGCTGTCGAAGAAGATCGTCACGCTGCGCGACGAACGCGACCAGCGGCTGCGCGAGATCGGCGGCGAAAACCGGCTCGTCAAGCAGATCATCGACCTTGCGCTGCTGACCAACGGCATGCTCAAGGGCAAGAACCTGACCGACTTCATCCAGCGTTCGATTTCGCTGATCGAAAAATAG
- a CDS encoding site-specific integrase has product MQRSTFKVLFYVKRQSEKHGQVPVMGRITINGTMSQFSSKLSVRSSLWDAKANKASGRSLEAQRLNEKLENIKTNIGKQYQRLCDRDSYVTAEKVRNAFLGMGDDCRLLLQTFDEYLADFRKRVGKDRAYSSYEDYCKRRRRLASFLEYEYRVKDIAFKELKRDFIEKFVVYLSSVQGMRSGTIHSTLKKLKLMTYTAYKNGWIAADPFAGFYVKAEYAERRYLSASELQAVMDVRLPNYRTGINRDAFVFCAFTGLSHADVVKLTHADIHTDDNGERWIIDKRQKTGTQFRVKLLPAAEMLYKRYKDTYRTSEKVFPLKGTYKTLNMSLRHVARHAGLSFNPTIHMARHTFATTVTLTQGVPLETVSKMLGHKRITTTQIYAKITNDKIGQDMAALSEKLSSVFKVAR; this is encoded by the coding sequence ATGCAACGCAGCACTTTCAAAGTCCTTTTCTATGTAAAAAGGCAGTCGGAAAAACACGGTCAGGTTCCCGTTATGGGCCGTATCACCATCAATGGCACGATGTCGCAGTTCAGCAGCAAACTCTCCGTTCGTTCCAGCCTTTGGGATGCCAAAGCCAACAAAGCCTCCGGCAGAAGTCTTGAAGCCCAGCGTCTCAATGAAAAGTTGGAGAACATCAAGACCAATATCGGCAAGCAGTACCAACGTCTCTGCGACCGTGATTCATACGTTACGGCCGAAAAGGTCCGCAACGCTTTCCTCGGTATGGGTGACGACTGCCGCCTGCTGTTGCAGACCTTCGACGAATATCTTGCAGATTTCCGCAAGCGCGTGGGCAAAGACCGCGCTTATTCCAGTTATGAGGACTACTGCAAACGCCGCCGGCGTCTGGCCTCCTTCCTCGAATACGAGTACCGCGTCAAGGACATTGCGTTCAAAGAGCTGAAGCGGGATTTCATCGAAAAGTTTGTGGTCTACCTCTCCTCGGTACAAGGGATGCGCTCCGGGACGATCCATTCTACGCTCAAGAAATTGAAGCTGATGACCTACACGGCGTATAAGAACGGCTGGATTGCCGCCGATCCTTTCGCAGGGTTCTATGTCAAAGCGGAATACGCTGAACGACGTTATCTATCCGCTTCGGAATTGCAGGCCGTGATGGATGTCAGGCTCCCCAATTACCGAACGGGTATCAACCGGGATGCCTTCGTCTTCTGCGCCTTTACGGGTTTGAGCCATGCGGACGTAGTGAAACTCACCCACGCGGACATCCATACGGACGATAACGGAGAGCGGTGGATTATCGACAAACGGCAAAAGACAGGTACGCAGTTCCGTGTTAAGCTCCTTCCCGCCGCTGAAATGCTCTACAAGCGTTATAAGGATACATATCGCACAAGCGAGAAGGTTTTTCCGCTTAAAGGCACTTATAAAACACTGAACATGTCGTTACGTCATGTTGCCAGACATGCCGGTCTGTCGTTCAACCCGACGATTCATATGGCGCGTCATACCTTTGCCACGACGGTCACGCTTACGCAAGGCGTGCCTCTGGAAACGGTCAGCAAGATGCTGGGGCACAAACGGATCACCACGACCCAAATCTATGCTAAGATCACCAATGATAAAATCGGACAGGATATGGCGGCATTAAGCGAGAAACTCAGCAGCGTCTTCAAGGTCGCACGGTAA
- a CDS encoding acyl-CoA thioesterase has translation MLSYDCQIRVWYKHTDQMAICHHSNYICYYEAARSELLRWLGMSFAEVEKRGIMMPILEVQSKYHRPAYYDELLTVRIMLKELPTARINFFYEIYNEKGDLLNTGMTQLGFIHSDTRRPCRVPDWFLQLVTNKWTEE, from the coding sequence ATGCTGAGTTACGACTGTCAAATAAGGGTTTGGTACAAGCATACCGACCAGATGGCGATCTGCCACCACTCGAACTATATCTGCTATTACGAAGCCGCGCGCAGCGAATTGCTCCGCTGGCTGGGCATGTCTTTCGCCGAGGTCGAGAAGCGGGGCATCATGATGCCGATTCTGGAGGTGCAGTCCAAATACCACCGTCCGGCCTATTACGACGAACTGCTCACCGTACGCATCATGCTGAAAGAGCTTCCCACGGCCCGCATCAACTTCTTCTACGAAATCTACAACGAAAAGGGCGACCTGCTCAATACGGGCATGACGCAGCTGGGCTTCATCCACAGCGACACGCGCCGCCCGTGCCGCGTTCCCGACTGGTTCCTGCAGCTGGTCACCAACAAGTGGACGGAGGAGTAG
- a CDS encoding FAD synthetase has translation MRVFHGFEALPHFTHPAVTVGSYDGVHSGHLKLLRTVTAAARGQGGESIVFTFEPHPRITLGKADGLRLLTTLDEKICLLERLGIDNLVIIPFDRAFSRLAPDEFVRDCLVGHTGAETLVVGFNHRFGHNKQGSYDYLDSHGFGLRVIEVSECDVDAEKVSSTVIRRLVEKGEMARAAHLLSHPYLVIGRAQRNRIRVDDPLKLLPPPGEYDAHINGKPARLTVDAAQELITRDILPEGRVVITF, from the coding sequence ATGAGGGTTTTTCACGGTTTCGAAGCGCTTCCGCATTTCACGCATCCGGCGGTGACCGTCGGATCGTACGACGGCGTGCACAGCGGCCATCTGAAACTGCTGCGCACCGTGACCGCCGCGGCCCGCGGGCAGGGCGGCGAAAGCATCGTATTCACCTTCGAGCCGCATCCCCGCATCACGCTCGGCAAGGCCGACGGCCTGCGCCTGCTGACGACGCTCGACGAGAAAATCTGCCTCCTCGAACGGCTGGGGATCGACAATCTGGTCATCATCCCCTTCGACAGAGCCTTCAGCCGGCTGGCTCCGGACGAATTCGTCCGCGACTGTCTCGTAGGCCATACGGGAGCCGAAACGCTCGTCGTAGGCTTCAACCACCGCTTCGGACACAACAAGCAGGGCAGTTACGATTATCTGGACAGCCACGGATTCGGCCTGCGCGTAATAGAGGTTTCCGAATGCGACGTGGACGCCGAAAAAGTAAGTTCGACGGTGATCCGGCGGTTGGTCGAAAAGGGCGAAATGGCGCGCGCCGCGCATCTGCTGTCGCACCCCTATCTGGTAATCGGCCGGGCGCAGCGGAACCGCATCCGGGTGGACGATCCGCTGAAACTCCTGCCCCCTCCGGGCGAATACGACGCACACATCAACGGCAAGCCGGCCCGGCTCACGGTCGATGCCGCTCAGGAACTGATAACCCGCGACATACTGCCCGAAGGGCGTGTCGTCATAACATTTTAA